In Nocardia yunnanensis, one DNA window encodes the following:
- a CDS encoding replication protein RepA, producing MSSKSGGPHECRSTKNFFISYTGQDQRWAEWIAWELECAGYSTEIQAWDFEPGARFVEEMDRATTMSERTIAVVSTAYCQSDFARAEWQEAFRSDPTGEGRRLLAFRIEDCKRPGLLGQLVSVDLFGISEDQARDQLIKTVQRGRRKPKIAPIFPGEQPIGLSPTFPGAPTTGSNHPERSIAAADASGKNGHANIRIGAIETANHPENSCEYPTYLLAQIGLPHHDPGTRTPWKKEAPDRSFLVMQGVTTGSDSTLSLTGYPFGTVPRLLICWMLNEAFRNDCPEIALSDNYASFMKLLYPRPTGGQFGTVNLVRRQMERLFHVDISITRPHLNGNSSTTYHLWESSNTLSDHWSHPPNCVKLSDEIFEEIIAHPPAYDTQNMLELRGSALRLDIYAWLICNTMNLKDPTVFPWDGLYPQFGTRMTDTRQQKNTFRKHFINHLKKVTDIVSASEISADNTGVRLYPRTG from the coding sequence GTGTCCAGCAAATCGGGGGGCCCACATGAATGCAGATCGACAAAGAACTTCTTCATAAGTTACACCGGCCAGGATCAACGGTGGGCCGAGTGGATTGCATGGGAGCTTGAATGCGCGGGTTACAGCACAGAAATTCAGGCCTGGGACTTCGAGCCTGGCGCTCGGTTTGTGGAAGAAATGGATCGAGCCACCACGATGTCCGAGCGAACGATTGCGGTTGTATCCACCGCCTATTGCCAGTCAGATTTCGCGAGAGCGGAGTGGCAGGAAGCATTCCGCTCCGACCCGACTGGAGAGGGAAGAAGACTTCTTGCATTCCGAATAGAGGATTGCAAGCGACCGGGACTACTCGGTCAACTGGTTTCTGTAGACTTGTTTGGAATCAGCGAGGACCAGGCAAGAGATCAACTTATTAAGACCGTTCAAAGGGGCCGCCGAAAACCAAAGATCGCTCCAATTTTTCCAGGAGAACAACCCATAGGGCTTTCTCCGACGTTTCCGGGAGCCCCAACAACAGGCAGCAACCATCCCGAAAGAAGCATCGCTGCAGCAGATGCGAGTGGAAAAAACGGACACGCCAACATCCGGATAGGTGCAATTGAAACTGCCAACCATCCAGAGAACTCCTGCGAATACCCAACGTATCTTCTGGCACAGATCGGCCTTCCCCATCACGACCCAGGCACCCGCACCCCCTGGAAGAAGGAGGCCCCGGACAGGTCATTCCTTGTCATGCAAGGCGTGACCACAGGGTCGGATAGCACACTCTCACTGACTGGCTATCCGTTTGGAACAGTGCCCAGATTGCTCATCTGCTGGATGTTAAACGAAGCATTCAGGAATGACTGTCCAGAAATAGCCCTTTCCGACAATTATGCCAGCTTCATGAAGCTCCTATACCCGAGGCCGACCGGCGGTCAATTCGGAACCGTCAACCTAGTCCGCCGACAGATGGAGCGGTTGTTTCACGTAGATATCTCAATAACACGCCCCCACCTGAACGGAAATTCATCAACTACATATCACCTTTGGGAATCGTCAAATACACTCTCAGACCATTGGTCACATCCTCCGAATTGCGTGAAACTGTCAGACGAAATATTCGAGGAGATCATTGCCCATCCACCTGCCTATGACACCCAAAACATGCTTGAACTTCGAGGATCAGCCCTTCGTTTGGACATATACGCGTGGTTGATCTGCAATACAATGAACCTTAAAGATCCGACTGTATTTCCGTGGGATGGCCTTTATCCGCAATTCGGAACTAGGATGACCGACACTCGGCAGCAGAAGAATACTTTCCGAAAACATTTTATCAATCACCTCAAGAAAGTGACCGACATCGTCTCCGCATCGGAGATATCGGCAGATAATACAGGGGTTCGACTTTATCCCCGAACCGGATAG
- the casB gene encoding type I-E CRISPR-associated protein Cse2/CasB, with protein MSIDSEVVAAPQRPADERAAAGLLRWLYDLVEDRNVGYLADLRRLHADSVAKLLAGNFAAPGGVALGPQAVEIFERVAFLFTRFHAGETALQRGSGSLGYAMSKVGSADRRGSENPGCVRLLNQILVSRQPPFRRIQHGIDLIRSDSGAPPNWFQLTVDLLRWTDSERTVQRDWARDFYLPHTKSRRMP; from the coding sequence GTGAGTATCGACAGCGAAGTAGTCGCCGCACCACAACGCCCCGCAGATGAACGAGCCGCGGCTGGGCTCCTACGATGGCTATACGACCTTGTCGAAGACCGGAACGTCGGCTATCTGGCCGACCTACGCCGACTACACGCCGACAGCGTGGCGAAGCTTCTGGCCGGCAACTTCGCTGCGCCAGGCGGTGTGGCTTTAGGACCGCAGGCGGTCGAGATATTCGAAAGAGTCGCTTTCCTATTCACCCGTTTTCATGCTGGTGAGACGGCTCTGCAGCGGGGATCAGGGTCGCTCGGGTACGCAATGAGCAAGGTCGGCAGCGCTGATCGCCGAGGCAGCGAGAATCCCGGCTGTGTCCGTTTGCTGAATCAGATCTTGGTCTCACGTCAGCCCCCGTTCCGACGCATTCAGCACGGGATCGATCTGATTCGGTCCGATTCGGGTGCGCCGCCGAACTGGTTTCAGCTGACCGTAGATCTCCTGCGGTGGACCGACTCGGAACGCACTGTTCAACGCGACTGGGCTCGAGACTTCTACCTGCCCCACACCAAATCGAGAAGGATGCCTTGA
- a CDS encoding type I-E CRISPR-associated protein Cse1/CasA: protein MSFDLSSQPCIPVLTRDGQRQWRSLCEVFAAADSDVDIAISHPSPGAEVACYELLLAICHAAGYTPRSPQEWSKWIDQQRSFDKVVEWLTTGEGRGRFDLFDSERPFGQNALLTEALTDLGYGPVQLMLERAKNYSQFADHVHLYDLEPVSARDAFLAMIIQHCYGLGGRVMAEGVVKQVQHTLGYRRPITDGAVGRLGARVRILAIGDNLGRTLRLNLAIHESGGTLNATWDERERRPFKAGSAMERRTMDGPSDWHSVLGRSVLLRGIDGDPPTVDRVLLCAGETVAVESEGDSYAEFDAVYVKGRLLKASLDRALWRDAHAIYSASLAPQSGDGLFGLLGTELTRPVRLLAVGLAAVNRDVDGWVRDIFPFNPDRTSELRDAAEVGVQLAEDAAVALKDAGQEAFRCIYPACPDSKAQRDKLKARFDASDYLWARAGTSFHRLLDRVEAGHDTRSELSTHAQTLRGIASEALDERLRSLPPNGRGWQAKVRARDKLAKGLQARRFKEFGS from the coding sequence GTGTCTTTCGATCTTTCCTCTCAGCCGTGTATTCCGGTGCTGACTCGAGACGGCCAGAGGCAGTGGCGATCGTTGTGCGAAGTCTTTGCTGCGGCCGACTCGGATGTCGATATCGCGATCAGTCACCCGTCACCAGGTGCCGAGGTGGCCTGCTATGAGTTGCTGCTTGCGATCTGCCATGCGGCCGGATACACCCCTCGCTCACCGCAGGAATGGTCGAAGTGGATCGATCAGCAGCGGTCGTTCGACAAGGTTGTCGAGTGGCTGACGACGGGGGAGGGACGCGGGCGCTTCGACCTGTTCGATTCCGAACGGCCCTTCGGTCAGAATGCGCTGCTGACTGAGGCGCTCACTGACCTCGGTTACGGTCCGGTGCAGCTGATGCTGGAGCGTGCGAAGAACTACAGTCAGTTCGCTGATCATGTGCACCTGTATGACCTGGAGCCGGTCAGTGCCCGGGATGCGTTCTTGGCGATGATCATTCAGCATTGCTATGGGCTCGGCGGCCGGGTTATGGCCGAGGGTGTGGTGAAGCAGGTGCAGCACACTCTCGGATATCGACGACCTATTACCGATGGTGCGGTGGGTCGCCTCGGTGCCCGCGTGCGGATTCTTGCTATCGGCGACAATCTCGGCCGTACGTTGCGGCTCAACCTCGCCATCCATGAATCTGGCGGCACCCTCAACGCGACGTGGGATGAGCGGGAGCGACGGCCATTCAAGGCCGGTTCCGCCATGGAACGCCGGACAATGGACGGGCCCAGCGACTGGCACAGTGTCCTGGGCCGTTCAGTACTGCTACGTGGTATCGACGGAGATCCTCCGACTGTCGATCGGGTGTTGCTCTGTGCGGGCGAGACGGTTGCCGTCGAATCTGAAGGTGACAGCTACGCCGAGTTCGACGCTGTGTACGTCAAGGGGAGGCTTTTGAAGGCCAGCTTGGACCGGGCATTGTGGCGTGACGCGCACGCCATCTATTCGGCCAGCCTCGCCCCCCAAAGCGGCGATGGCCTGTTCGGTCTGCTGGGAACCGAGCTGACTCGGCCGGTGCGACTTCTCGCGGTCGGACTGGCGGCGGTCAATCGTGACGTCGACGGATGGGTGCGCGATATCTTCCCGTTCAATCCGGATCGTACGAGCGAATTGCGCGATGCCGCGGAGGTCGGTGTCCAGCTGGCTGAGGATGCGGCGGTGGCATTGAAAGACGCAGGGCAGGAAGCCTTCCGCTGCATCTACCCAGCGTGCCCGGACAGTAAGGCACAACGCGACAAACTGAAGGCACGTTTCGACGCCTCGGACTATTTGTGGGCCAGAGCTGGGACCTCGTTCCATCGGCTGCTCGACCGTGTCGAAGCTGGTCACGATACCCGGTCGGAATTGTCCACTCATGCTCAGACGCTCCGTGGAATCGCGAGCGAGGCACTTGACGAGCGACTACGGTCGCTGCCTCCGAACGGGCGGGGATGGCAGGCCAAAGTCCGTGCTCGCGACAAGCTGGCGAAAGGGCTGCAGGCCCGCCGTTTCAAGGAGTTTGGATCGTGA
- a CDS encoding DUF4231 domain-containing protein, whose product MDILRPESGIAPADPVEQRLDEQALWYSRKSAQARTMYKRVKLAQIVVGALVPVLAALSAPAYVTAVTAALVVMAEGAQQLFQWQPTWIQYRFTAELLKHERYLYLAQVGPYTAQNRREVLAQRVETITFNENAAWAERNRSEQLSDPSAGHNS is encoded by the coding sequence ATGGACATCCTCAGACCCGAAAGTGGCATTGCTCCTGCAGATCCCGTGGAGCAACGGCTTGACGAGCAAGCGCTCTGGTACAGCCGCAAGAGCGCTCAGGCACGAACGATGTACAAGCGGGTCAAGCTCGCCCAGATCGTGGTCGGGGCGCTCGTCCCCGTGTTGGCCGCACTCTCGGCGCCAGCCTATGTCACAGCCGTGACCGCAGCACTGGTGGTGATGGCCGAAGGCGCGCAACAGCTTTTCCAATGGCAACCGACTTGGATCCAATACCGGTTCACCGCCGAGCTACTCAAACATGAGCGCTATCTGTACCTTGCCCAGGTTGGCCCCTACACAGCACAGAATCGCCGCGAGGTGCTAGCGCAGCGAGTCGAGACCATCACCTTCAACGAGAACGCTGCCTGGGCCGAGCGCAACCGTTCAGAGCAGCTCTCGGATCCCTCAGCGGGGCACAACTCCTAA
- a CDS encoding type I-E CRISPR-associated protein Cas7/Cse4/CasC yields the protein MDHQYLSLHAITTFSAVLLNRDENNLPKELVYGQVTRTRVSSQSWRRAERMYMRKRANDGEGPLAGHAFGIRTREWAIATADALEELGWPSGRANDMARLALEHCGLTMGDPDTDPMKTKVAIFAPAGTGKKLAAVLHSPPVSLDDWFDQETDRLSKEAEKRAADRKAKKDKKRPTAGSADSEQTTPAVTPIPKKVRDALVAALAPADAIDIALYGRMLAEIAEAPNVDGAIQSMHAFTVDPAEVDDDFFTAVDDRKHDRKEAARTAFDAIDGWSGDDAGAAMTGYQSLTSGTFYRNAVLDRAQLRRNLERAGIPVEDVEELAEAAERAYTESFCFSVPTAKQNNTGAPGTLPKLVLAVSGSRPVNYASAFEQALTGNGQPVSIMAAKQLLRQHNFAAARLPGISAGRALTYDADIAAYVLGEDDSMGVAAVESAEGLLHGRLP from the coding sequence GTGGATCATCAGTACTTGTCCTTGCACGCGATCACGACGTTCTCCGCAGTGCTGCTCAACCGCGATGAAAACAACCTCCCCAAGGAGCTGGTCTACGGTCAGGTCACTCGAACTCGGGTGTCCTCACAGAGCTGGCGGCGGGCCGAACGCATGTATATGAGGAAGCGAGCCAATGACGGTGAGGGACCACTAGCTGGCCATGCTTTCGGTATCCGGACTCGGGAGTGGGCGATCGCCACAGCCGATGCTCTGGAGGAACTTGGTTGGCCGAGCGGCAGAGCCAACGACATGGCCCGGCTGGCACTCGAACACTGCGGCTTGACGATGGGCGACCCCGACACAGACCCAATGAAGACCAAGGTCGCCATTTTCGCGCCAGCCGGCACCGGGAAGAAACTGGCTGCGGTCTTACACTCACCTCCTGTCTCCCTCGACGACTGGTTCGACCAAGAAACGGATCGGCTGAGCAAAGAGGCCGAGAAGCGAGCGGCCGACCGGAAAGCCAAAAAGGACAAGAAACGTCCGACCGCGGGTTCTGCCGATTCGGAGCAGACGACACCTGCGGTGACTCCCATCCCGAAGAAGGTCCGCGACGCCCTCGTGGCCGCCCTGGCTCCGGCCGACGCCATTGACATCGCGCTGTACGGCCGAATGCTCGCCGAGATCGCCGAGGCACCCAACGTGGACGGCGCCATCCAGTCCATGCATGCGTTCACCGTCGACCCAGCCGAAGTCGACGACGACTTCTTCACCGCGGTAGACGACCGCAAACACGACCGGAAAGAAGCAGCCAGAACAGCATTCGATGCGATCGATGGATGGTCCGGTGACGACGCCGGTGCCGCCATGACCGGGTATCAGAGCCTGACATCGGGAACCTTCTACCGCAACGCGGTACTCGACCGCGCCCAGCTCCGCCGCAACCTCGAACGAGCCGGTATACCCGTCGAGGACGTCGAGGAACTTGCTGAAGCAGCCGAACGCGCGTACACCGAATCGTTCTGCTTCTCCGTACCGACGGCAAAGCAGAACAACACCGGTGCACCTGGCACACTCCCGAAACTCGTTCTCGCAGTGAGCGGTTCGCGCCCGGTGAACTACGCATCGGCGTTCGAGCAGGCGCTCACTGGCAATGGTCAGCCGGTGAGCATAATGGCTGCGAAGCAGCTGCTGCGCCAGCACAACTTCGCCGCCGCACGGCTTCCCGGCATCTCGGCAGGACGAGCACTGACCTACGACGCCGACATCGCCGCCTACGTACTCGGCGAAGACGATTCGATGGGGGTAGCAGCGGTCGAATCGGCTGAGGGCCTGCTGCACGGAAGACTGCCGTGA
- the cas5e gene encoding type I-E CRISPR-associated protein Cas5/CasD: MTSTLLIRLAGPLQAWGTLSKFKHRDTDPDRPTKSGVIGLLAAADGHDRSETDPDYPDALPLKTLAGLRFGVRADRPGVLVRDYHTVGGGRFPIRPRDLIVDERRIPAAQLPPESERPTPFGSFDVPDWYGAPKYIAPDSVGVLRTDKPLGRSGLITERWYLSDSAFVAAVQHNDRVLLERLADRLDHPRRLLWLGRKSCPPAERLNHGVHDGDLTTVLASTALLPNATETEPFSWIETYPREPGSVLVHDQPESFDSRNRVHIQRWERRERMVIANPTIAWEVS; this comes from the coding sequence GTGACTTCAACGCTGTTGATCCGACTTGCAGGCCCGCTCCAGGCGTGGGGAACGCTATCCAAATTCAAGCATCGCGACACCGACCCCGACCGCCCTACCAAAAGCGGTGTCATCGGGCTACTCGCCGCCGCCGACGGACACGACCGCAGTGAAACCGACCCGGACTATCCCGATGCGCTGCCGCTGAAAACATTGGCAGGACTGCGCTTCGGCGTCCGCGCCGACCGCCCCGGAGTATTGGTGCGCGATTACCACACCGTCGGCGGCGGTCGATTCCCGATCCGGCCACGCGATCTCATCGTCGACGAACGGCGGATACCGGCAGCACAGCTTCCGCCGGAATCCGAGCGGCCGACTCCATTCGGATCCTTCGATGTTCCGGACTGGTACGGGGCACCCAAGTACATTGCTCCCGATTCGGTCGGCGTCCTCCGCACCGACAAACCGCTGGGTCGCTCGGGACTGATCACCGAACGCTGGTACCTGTCCGATTCGGCATTCGTGGCCGCCGTACAGCACAACGACCGGGTACTGCTTGAGCGACTTGCCGATCGACTCGACCATCCCCGACGGTTGTTGTGGCTGGGGCGCAAGAGTTGCCCGCCAGCTGAGCGTCTCAATCATGGCGTGCACGATGGCGACCTGACAACAGTTCTGGCCAGCACAGCCTTGCTTCCCAATGCAACTGAAACTGAGCCGTTTTCGTGGATCGAGACCTATCCGCGAGAGCCTGGTTCGGTACTTGTCCACGATCAGCCCGAGTCGTTCGACTCGCGGAATCGGGTCCACATTCAACGATGGGAACGTCGAGAGCGGATGGTCATCGCGAACCCGACGATCGCCTGGGAGGTGTCTTGA